Part of the Lolium rigidum isolate FL_2022 chromosome 6, APGP_CSIRO_Lrig_0.1, whole genome shotgun sequence genome, cgcagcgatcccaaatataacatcaactctaacatagaaactttacttgacacaaaaacatgataaggagaggtttctacagtagtaaacaacttccaagactcaacaaaacaaaaattgctgtagtaaaataaacacatgggttatctcccaagaagttctttcgttatagccattaaaatgggctcagcagttttaatgatgcactcgcaagaaatagaagttgaagcaaaagagagcatcaagaggcaaattgaaaacacatttaagtctaacatgcttcctatgcataggaatcttgtaaataaacaagttcatgaagatcaaagtaacaagcataggaagataaaacaagtgtagcttcaaaaatttcagcacacagagaggtgttttagtaacatgaaaatttttacaaccatattttcctctctcataataactttcagtagcatcatgagcaaactcaacaatataactatcacataaagcattcttataatgagtctcatgcataaaattattactctccacataggcataatcagttttattagttgtagtgggagcaaattcaacaaagtagctatcaaatataggaggtatattgtaatcataatcaaatttatcctccataacaggtggtaacaaaagactattatcattataatcatcataaatgggaggcaaagtatcatcaaagtaaattttctcctcaatgcttgggggactaaaaatatcatgctcatcaaagccagcttccccaagcttagaattttccatagcattagcaacaatagtgttcaaagcattcatattaatatgttccatgggttttttaattttcgcatcaaaccatccatgtcttaaatcaggaaatagaataagaagctctttgttgtccattatgcctaactagtgtaaacaagaaaccaaatgtcgcaattgcgtagtctaaaggaaatagcttcgagcacacacacaatggcgccgtaaaagtactgttATCCGGAAccaaagtatgagtgccttttacctttcctccccggcaacggcgccgtgaaaagtgcttgatgtctacgggtgcttctattcttgtagacagtgttgggcctccaagagcagaggtttgtagaacagcagacaagtttcccttaagtggatcacccaaggtttatcgaacccagggaggaagaggtcaaagatatccctctcatgccaccctgcaaccacaaagcaagaagtctcttgtgtccccaacacacctaataggtgtactagttcggcgaagagatagtgaaatacaagtggtatgaatgaatatgagcagtagtatggcgccgtaaaagtgcgtcGTCGGCGTgcagcttgatggtagtaatattacgggaagtaaacatgcagtagtaacgcagcagtagtaacgcaatgaaacaagaataagcagcgatagcgatatttaggaacaaggcctagggattagactttcactagtggacactctcaacattgatcacataacagaatagataaatgcatactctacactctcttgttggatgatgaacacattgcgtaggattacacgaaccctcaatgccggagttaacaagctccacaattcaatgttcatatttaaataaccttagagtgcatgaaagatcgaaacgactaaaccaagtactaacatagcatgcacactgtcaccttcatgcttatgtaggaggaataatacacatcaatactatcatagcaatagttaacttcgcaatctacaagagatcatgatcatagcataaaccaagtactaacacgagtgcacacaccgtcaccattacaccgtgtaggaggaataaaactactttaataacatcactagagtagcacatagataaattgtgatacaaaacacattgcaatcataaagagatataaataagcacttcactatgccattcataacatcgAATACGTATTCGtcagaaatatagcctaagagacccacacggtgcacacactgtcacctttacacacgtgggacaaggagtctccggagatcacataagtaaaactcacttgactagcataatgacatctagattacaagcatcatcatatgaatctcaatcatgtaaggcagctcatgagattattgtattgaagtacataggagagagatgaaccacatagctaccggtacagccccgagcctcgatggagaactactccctcttcatgggagcatcagcgttgatgaagatggcggtggagatggcagcggtgtcgatggagaagccttccgggggcacttccccgtccggcagggtgccggaacagagactcctatcccccagatcttggcttcgcgatggcggcggctctggaaggtttcgcgtaccgtggcttcctccgttggggtttttaggtcagggacctttaaataggcaaagaggcggagtcggaggggcgaaggggcgacgacaccatagggtggcgcgggcccagccctggccacaccaccctatcatctggggcccacatggccctcctctggcggctctcgggtgttctggatgcttccgggcaaaataggaacctgggcgttgatttcgtccaattccgagaatatttcgttactaggatttctgaaaccaaaaacagcagaaaacgagaaccggcacttcggcatcttgttaataggttagttccagaaaacgcataaatatgacatataatgtgtataaaacatgtaggtatcatcaataaagtagcatggaacataagaaattatcgatacgttggagacgtatcacgcaccacagacaggtaaagagcatccccagacggctgatagcgctgacgcagaaaagcccactgagcggCAGCAGTGGGAAGACACATGAAgtcagcagcatactgaggcagaacactggaagtgagaacaacagcagcacgagcatcctcatctatccactgagtgtagtcagtcagatccagccTATACGTCGCAATAGCAGTAGAGTgctcctggaccttccggtcataatcagccagagcagtatcatcggcactcttggctgcatccttgacCGCCTAAGTAGCATCGGGGGAAAGGGCAACGTGCGTCGGTGCAGTAGGCGatgtaggagcaacggggcgtgccggacaggagacctcgccagaaagcacaccccaaagacgaagaccgcgcatgtggacgcgcataaaggcagcgaaatcaggataattcgcgccatcaaagatcaccgggcagcgagaaaTCGCAAAATAGCCCGACGAGGAAGACATATCTTTTTTTCGGAATCAACTCAAATCGGAATCACAACCGATCGAAAGTGTACTGCAGGATGACGGCGGGAGACGAGCCGGGGCGGGGGCGGGAGAGAACAGGGCAGAGAGGGCCGACGCGTGGGCGACCGGGGCCggagggcggccggcggcggacggAGAGGGCCGGGACGGCTGGCGAGCCCGACAGAGACGGGCGGCCGGGGCAAAGAGGCTGGGACGGAGAGGGCCGGGgagcagcggccggcggcggacggagagcggcggccGGAGGACGGCGGCCGGGACAAGCGGCAACAACGGACAAGCAGCAACGTTGGCCGGGAAACTAGAGGACCAATTTTTTctatgataccatgttagggcaatatgcttgttgtattatcagggggccaaagaccacaatatatagtacatgtacaagtgcaaatatgcaggaagccccctaatatATGGCTTAATTAGGAGACTTTGTGTTGAAATAACGAGTCTTTAAAAAGAATTATAATATCTTAACTTTATGTGGGTGTTAGATTAACTGCAATTTTATTTCATCTTAATACAATGTTTGGTTTACAAGCCAAGAACCAATTCTGCGTTTCTAGGAGGACACCTCCTGTGCCCACACGCAAAGTAACAGTACATATACTTTTCATAAAAGAGGACACCTCCTGTGCCCACACGCAAAGTAACAGTACATACTTTTTATGAAGGAGAACACCTCATGTGCCCACACGGGCCACATTCAAAGCACTATTTTTATTTTAAGAAATAAGACGCACACGTATCTCAAAACAAATTTTAACCATAAAATATGCACAACAAAAtttaattatattatatataattaGTTATGATTAGTTATGGTTTGGCATATTGCTGCACATGATATGAAAGTAATGTCTTTATACGGATTACTTTGATTTACCACGTGTAGGTCAGGTTTATTTTGCAAATTATAGGAGCTTATTATCAGCATCTAAAATGGTGACAACGCGTACTTATAGTAAGTGTTTCACGTGTGTTGTACGTCTCCACGAAGCACAACATAGACAATGCCAAAAGACCATAATCAGCTGGACAAATCTCCGGCACGCAAAGTACTCTCCTGATCTTACAGATCTAGAGAAGCATCATACAGTTACAGTGTCATACTCCCTAGCTCGCACGCATCCAGGGCCGGTCCATCGATTTTGGGGGCCCTAGGACGAGAGGACACCAAAAACCCCTTATTCATAGTGGCTAAGCTTTTCTAGGACAGGGGTAGGGGGCAATGGCCCCCCTACTCTAGAAAATTCCTTAAAGATATCCATTTATGGTACATTTATACAGCTTACTTAAAGTTGAAGCATAATTGGTGTTCTGGGCCCCTTAGCAATCTCAGTCAAGCTTCATCACTtggtcacacacaaaaaaaacttaaaaacGTATTATTATTCAACAAGATAACTATTAGGGTAATGCAATAGCAgactaaataatatttacatttgaaagtTCCATGGTCTTCGCAATATTGGTGAAGATGTTTGAAACTATTTATTTCTATTGATCGCACGAACTATATATCATGATTCTTATTTCTACGAATAGCTACTTGTGTATATGTGTATTGTTTGTGAGAAATAGAAATAATCGGAGAAAAAAATTATGAGGGTCGGTGTTGTTCCGCACATTTGAGAAGGACGTCGGAGTATAGACATGTTAAGCTACAACTTCAACCTtctatattttctagaattattccAAACTCTACTGCTTAAAAGATATGAATATAAGTGTAGTATAAGTGTGCAAACAAATCTTAGACTATGGCTCTAACTGTTGAGGGCCCGTGGCGAGCACCCCTCTGCCTCGCCCTATAGGCCGGCCCTGTATCCAAATACCAACCCAATGCATGTGTGAGAAGCGACCCAGCAGGTATAGAAATTCGAAGAAACACCACACGTCAAATTAAGCACACATAGCCGGTTGCTAATATCTATCTAAAGTCCAACGCAAATGGAGATCGAGTTCGTCAGGTTTCAGATGAAACCTTATCACGGTCGAATAAGAACACCAGTGGTGGCCTAGCAGAGAGATGATTCCTTCATGCCGGCTTTCCCCGATCGAGCACGTGAAAGAGGATCACTCATTTGGCGCTTTGCCTTGGTCGAGAGCTTACCGTCCAATTAGTTGCCCACAAAATAGAGACTGTGGTGGAAGTGCATCCGCCGTTCACGGAAGCACACAATCATCGATCGCCTACCGGACGGTACTGAACCACACTCGTGTATAGCTCGGACCATCTGTACTAGTCTCGCTCACCATCAAAGGCTCGAGAGAACCTGGTTGAAGCTTTGAACTGAGAAGACAGACGATGACTCTGAGATATCTCAGGCCATAGTGAGAACTGAGAAGGCCTTGTGAAATGTCTAGAGATAGCTGTTTGGCTCTACAGAACGCCATGGTGAGTTCTCTTGCATGTGTCAAGTCCACATACTATACTAGACAATATCCCACGCGTTGCGGCGGAAATATAAACACACATGATAGTAAAGATTGGCAAGCTGTTTAGAAAATATACAAATATACAGTTGGTTTATGTATGGAGAAAATTTGCAACATTAATATTTAGATTTTACATTCATAATAAATCATCTGCCACCCCTTGATGATTTTTCACAGGAAACAAAGTTATAACTATTGAAATCTTGATGAGTATGCATTATAAAAATGAGAGTTGATAGAAGACGATACGTTGTCATATTTAAACAACAACTCAATTCTTCAAGATCTCCTATATATGCCTTTAAAACCTGAATATTTTATATTGCGGTAATTCTGCTCTTGTTTTATTTGTTGGTTCATAGAGCATTACAACACTTCAATGGCGGATGCTTCCAGATCGAAAACCTGCAAAAAAACATTCTGAATATAAGAGCCTGCTCATATCATTTAAAAAGAATACTTGCTTATATCAACATGATATGTAGGCTACGTACACCCATCATCACAAACACTGAAAATCTCTCGAGGAAAATCGGTAATGTGGCTTTTTCGATTCAGCCATTGgcccaaaaaaaaaatagttatatATCCGTCTGTTTAATCTATGCTTAACAGAACTTGAGAAACAGTAAAGACAGTTAGGCTAAAACATGTTCAATGAAAAGGAAACTATTCGCTCTCATTCAAATGAAATAAATAATAATCATAGCTTTGAGGCAACTACCAAAAGAAAGGAACGCGTGCATATATGAGGAAAAATGACCAATGGAAACTGCAGAAACCAATCTATCTGTAATTTAAGAAGTTTAGGAATACCTGAACTTTAATTTTGATCTGAAGGAAAAGTAGAAACATATTGGGTGGTATAGAAGGAGCTAATAAGACAATAAAAACCAAGAGAATATAGAGAAAGTGAGATATGTGGCAGTCATTCATGATTATAATGCTTAAATGAATAACCATATATTGTAAATAATAAAATAGCAATAGTATAATATTCCTAGAAAAAAGAATAACCGAAGGACATACCTATGCACATAGAAGCTGCAGCAAGCTGCTTGACATATACACAAGTTGGGATGGTATGTTCCTATATTATATAACATGACAGAACACACCCCAATATTTACAGAAAAAGTAAACAAACAATTTGTATTCTATTGAGCATGACATGACCTAAATTGCAAATCACACACGCATGTAACTGAATGGGTCTGGAGAATGAAGGTGCCCTATGCGCATAGGATGAGCAGCTTCACATTTTGACATCTGCATAAATTAAGAGAAGAAAGACAGCACACAGTCAGAGAAGTCGAGGACCGTTGTCCTGGTCACTGTTAGCGCCCACCTGACCTGAACCATTACCGGAGCATGTGGTGGATGGCAAGGAGAGAGCAGGAGAGTAAGAGCAGGACAGCCTAGTAGCTATGGAGGAGAAAAGACGTCCTGCCTCTGGCCTTCGTCCCGCGATGACGCTGGGCATGATTAGAGACGGATAAGTGGAGGGCGTATGAGATGGGCATGTTGAGACGTTGCTGGAAAAATAGAGATGAGCTGCTGTAAAGGTTAATGGCGGTGGATAGGAACAGCTAGCAATCCTCTTTTGATTTGTCGTGTGGGTGGAGGAGATGAATGGGAACATCTAGCAATAAACGGAGTTATGTCGCGTGGGTGGAGGAGACGAATAGGAACAGCAATAAAAAGAGGAGATGAAGAGTGCTACAGAAAACATGACAGACGAATAGGAGATGAGGTTTAGatgcaaaaataaaaatattaataACATGGTAGATTGCTGATGTGGGAGGCTATGATTGGTCAAAGatgcttgatgaggtggatagcttgcatgttaagagaaatcacttagtgggttgctcctatttagttattatagatTATAGATATGGTCGGCCCTGGAGCTCGAGATGCATGGTTCTCTTCAGCTATCCGCAACCCGTTACCGTTGGAATTCAAGTGGAAGCCGGTAGGTGTGGCTTGACATGGAAACACACGATGCAGTCGTGCATCAGCCACATCCTGTGCATCGCCGAAGAAGGCTCCATGCGTCCTCGCCATGGAGACGCTCCCCTAAGACCGGATGCAAACTAATGGCAAGGACCGAAGGAGAAGTTCCAAGCAAGCAACCAAGGCCAACACATCGAGAAGCACAACAGCAGACCGGAGATCAAACACGTCGGAGACAAAGCTGCTGGGAAAGCTGGAGAAGACACAGGCACACATCCGAACGCAAATCAAACACCCACACCCACCTCAAACACCGCAAGACCTCGCCTTCAGCAAGGGGAGCGACGCCACGGCGCCACCGCACCACCGCAACCCAATCCAATATTAGGTTTTCACATGGGGTCTTAGGAGGAGGGAAATGACAGTACCTCGACGACTCCCCCAGCAGGGAAGGCGGCTCCCATGGACATCAACACCGTCGTGACCGACACCACCGGtcagggatttctcccggtcgCCAAGAGCCTAGATCCCTGCCCCCCCATCACCGGCGTCTCGAGCCTATCCTGGCGGCGCCTCCGGGGCGACGAGTAGGAGAAGAATGAAGGGGGAGAGTGGTGGCGGTGAGCTTAGGGTTTTGCACCTCAGTGCCTGGAGGGGGCGACGTGAGGGGAGCGTACCGCTTCCGCCTCAAGTACTCTTGGCTTACGTTACACAATTATTTATGATATTTTCACTTGCGGCCATTTCAAACCGAGTCTATTGATTGAACGGGCAGTTTGACGAGGCACTCAATTTTGGGAAGTGAAATTACCAATATATTGCTAGTAAAAACCAGAAGTTTCAGTATAGCACTGAAATATCAGTTGCCAAAATAGCATTGAAGTTTTAGGTTAGTTTTTTAGTGACGAAATAGCACCGTCAAAAGGTTTCCGTTAGTTTTTAGTACATTCAAAAAAAATAGCAGTGCAGTTCTACTTATAATTTTTTACTACTCCGTATTACTTTTATATTTGTTTGTAGTCCTATTGATGATTATTAGTATGTTGGCGgaatttttgtaaaaaaaaatatcACTGCAGTTTAGTTATCAGTCATTTGGATACATCAAAATTGCCCCGTTCTCAATTTTTCCAGGCCCAAACAGCCCAACCTAACCAGCACAACACCATCTTCTCCCTTCGGCCCTACAcctgaccatggcggcgcgccgtACAACAGCGAccccacgccgccggcgctcgcttCTCCTTACCTCGCCTCCCTCTCTCTAGTATCCCTCCTGCGCCTCCACGCGTTCGCCGTCACCCAGTCCCTGCTTGGGCTGCCGCGTTCGCCCTCCCTGCTCGCGACGACAGTACTACGCCGGATTCCTGCTCGCGGCTCTCCCCTGACACGTACGTCCTCCCTGCTCGCTCCCCGCATCTGCAGCCGCCCCTCTCTGCTGCTGCTCCCTAGTATTGTTCGTCTCCCCTTTTTATTCCCTTATTTTGCAGGCTCTGTAGTATTGTTCGAGGCGAGTAGCAAATTCAGAATTTTGCTGTGTTTCTGAAATTCTGTATAAAATGCTGCCGATATGATGCCAGTGAGTTGCTGAACTGCTGTCAATGTAATGCTGAAATGCTGTCATAAGTGCTGGTCAAATGTTGTCAAAGTGCTGCTGATGAACTGCATCCTCTCTTGCTATTTCCATGAAGCTGATCACTTACAAAGCCGTATCTTTTACAGGGAGAACCAAATCATTTGAGCGTTTTCAACAAGAAGAAAGAGGCACGTTGATGTCGGCGCTGGAACCGGATCTTGGGGCAATGGCGGCCGGGCCTGTCAACAAGAAAGTTCGGGCCCTGGGGACTGAAGGCTGGTCCAAATGGTCCTCGCTCCAGGACGACCTTGTCcgccgcatcgccaactccttccttGCCTCCAACGACCTCGACCACTACATGTGCCTCCGTGCCGTCTGCCCCAGCTGGCGCTCCGCCACCGATGACCCCAAGGATAACGCCTCCGACCCCGTTTTCCACCCGCTCCGGTGGATCGTCCTCGACGAGGTATTCCAAGGGGACGATGACGTGCGGATTCTGTTGAACACCCACACCGGGCGCTTCCTGCACAAAAAGCTGCCCCTGCTCCGTGAATACTATGCCGTGGCCACCACCCCCAGCGGATTCTTCGTCTTGGCAGAGAAGACCCCTCCTCACAGAGCTCGTGTCTTCAACCCTCTCACCGGCTGCTTGACCTGTTTCCCATGGCCGGTGCCCCTCGAGGCGGGGGTCGCCCAGGTCGGCCGTGATGACGGCTTGTTCTGCCTCTATTTTCTTGGTGGCTCGTCTCGCAAATTTTACACGGCCGTTCCGGAAATTGAAAGTGCCTTCTCTAGAGACTGTCAGCAAGAAGTTTACAATACTTTCCGGGATGTAGTCCTAGCTGGTGCCTACCCACAATACATCTCTGCACCGGCGTTGGCTGCTGCATTTGTTCCGCTATCCGATCTTCTGAGTTCTCATTCTGATTTTGTCAAGTTTTTATCGAGTGCTCTTCCTGAATATGATGTAAACAACATCCGGTTCCGGTGTTATGTAGTGGGTTTGGCTGCACAAGTTTTTCTGCACGTCGAAATGGAAGGAAGAAGGCCCATTGTGTTCAAGATGAACACCGAGATAGGCAAGATTGAGCCTGTCGAGAGCGTTGGCACATTTACCATCTTCATTGGTTGCCACAGGTGCTTGACTGTGGATGCTGATAAGTTCCCTGCGATTGAGGCAAACTGCGTCTACTACACACAACACTCGGGTTCGTTGGCTCACATCTGCAAGTACAACCTCAGTGACAAGAAAGTAGAGAGGCTCTCTGAAGTTGCCGAATTCGTGAAGGAGGACAAGCAGTTTGTCCTCGTCGCTGCCCGTCCTTTCACGATCATCCAGCTTCTCTGCAGCTACACAATCAACCGAAGGGATTCTGAACTGGCCTTGCAACAAATGGTACAAGGCGCCGAGCAATCTTGTTCCAACTTTGTGGATGGTGATCTTGATGGCTGACGGTGCTTCCCTTTTGCTAAGTTACTCTTCATATTTCCTCTCTAGTCTTTTGGTTTGTTAGGCCTTGAGACGTTCTGGC contains:
- the LOC124662703 gene encoding uncharacterized protein LOC124662703, producing MAAGPVNKKVRALGTEGWSKWSSLQDDLVRRIANSFLASNDLDHYMCLRAVCPSWRSATDDPKDNASDPVFHPLRWIVLDEVFQGDDDVRILLNTHTGRFLHKKLPLLREYYAVATTPSGFFVLAEKTPPHRARVFNPLTGCLTCFPWPVPLEAGVAQVGRDDGLFCLYFLGGSSRKFYTAVPEIESAFSRDCQQEVYNTFRDVVLAGAYPQYISAPALAAAFVPLSDLLSSHSDFVKFLSSALPEYDVNNIRFRCYVVGLAAQVFLHVEMEGRRPIVFKMNTEIGKIEPVESVGTFTIFIGCHRCLTVDADKFPAIEANCVYYTQHSGSLAHICKYNLSDKKVERLSEVAEFVKEDKQFVLVAARPFTIIQLLCSYTINRRDSELALQQMVQGAEQSCSNFVDGDLDG